A genome region from Hymenobacter tibetensis includes the following:
- a CDS encoding OmpA family protein: MKREETVLEVVSSCIRAEHLNQLSALVGKEPAVMGPVLAQLLPLLIRALADRAGRAQGVEFVWNLVQQAQTNQALVQLDAMEVARWDDRGVRLVQNLLGDSYETTTYRLANKAGLPLAAYAPVLEVGVAAVLGALGRYTTEHGLNPTELSEWLQAEVLPAGGSVISPPSAGAATTRPLPSPQAMPAKQAPAPTFAAQAGKWQEVGGGSIFIPQQASASKANKQRWVWPLLLLLGLALGYGIFRWTYVPLQASTEPTVPVAYAGTAAQPTSVPAPPAATPADAIPAGHYDSATDTYIYDTGRPLVITLFNGSTLKVGVNSTEYQLYRFLADPTQQVDPLNAGAGWITADRMYFAPDQATLTPASTEQLRNLATILRTFPRAQLLFGGYTDSSSNLKNRQLSEAQAQAAVRALIAQGISARRLQAIGYGEAAPVTSNSSPEGRALNRRLLIKVINKLGPLLPPAEAGSTPPLLAAAKPTDSTRLPISPALAAAAGEGPVEPVIEQEEADSRYVVSVQMAYLFTAPTQAKPTKKYLRKGDILYGVEERSGLVKIRFWNPDSALATGWLKRRELQKLSEEEAVPPTQTDSKSDSSGSTSSDSDGSASTVAVPEAAPPQASRQRP, translated from the coding sequence ATGAAGCGGGAAGAAACGGTACTGGAAGTAGTAAGCAGCTGCATACGTGCCGAGCATCTCAACCAGCTGAGTGCATTGGTAGGGAAGGAGCCTGCCGTAATGGGGCCAGTGCTGGCGCAGTTACTGCCCTTGCTAATACGTGCCCTTGCTGACCGAGCAGGCCGGGCACAAGGCGTTGAGTTTGTATGGAACCTAGTTCAGCAGGCGCAAACCAATCAAGCACTGGTGCAACTCGACGCCATGGAGGTAGCCCGTTGGGACGACCGGGGTGTACGACTCGTACAAAACCTACTCGGCGACTCCTACGAAACCACCACCTATCGTTTGGCCAACAAAGCCGGGCTGCCGCTGGCCGCGTATGCGCCAGTGCTGGAAGTAGGTGTGGCGGCGGTACTGGGCGCCTTGGGCAGATATACTACGGAACACGGCCTGAACCCCACCGAACTAAGTGAGTGGCTGCAAGCAGAAGTGCTACCTGCGGGCGGCTCCGTGATTTCGCCACCGAGTGCCGGAGCCGCCACAACTCGGCCCCTTCCCTCCCCGCAGGCTATGCCGGCCAAACAAGCACCAGCCCCTACGTTTGCGGCGCAGGCCGGGAAGTGGCAAGAAGTGGGCGGAGGAAGCATCTTTATACCTCAGCAGGCATCGGCTTCGAAAGCCAACAAACAGCGCTGGGTGTGGCCATTGTTACTGCTATTAGGCCTAGCGCTCGGCTACGGCATTTTCCGCTGGACGTATGTGCCGCTCCAGGCCTCGACGGAGCCTACAGTGCCCGTGGCGTATGCGGGCACGGCTGCCCAGCCTACTAGCGTGCCTGCACCGCCCGCCGCTACCCCCGCCGATGCAATACCCGCCGGCCACTATGATTCCGCCACCGACACGTATATCTATGACACCGGCCGGCCTCTGGTTATCACGCTCTTCAACGGAAGCACCCTGAAGGTTGGGGTCAACTCCACGGAGTACCAGCTGTACCGTTTTCTGGCCGATCCTACGCAGCAAGTTGATCCGCTGAATGCCGGCGCCGGTTGGATAACTGCCGACCGTATGTACTTTGCTCCGGACCAAGCCACCCTAACGCCTGCCTCCACAGAGCAGCTACGCAACCTAGCCACCATCTTGCGCACATTTCCGCGGGCACAGCTCCTGTTCGGGGGGTACACGGATAGCAGCAGCAACCTGAAAAACCGACAGCTAAGCGAAGCGCAGGCGCAAGCTGCCGTGCGTGCCCTGATTGCCCAGGGGATTTCGGCCCGTCGTCTGCAAGCTATTGGCTATGGCGAAGCGGCACCCGTAACCTCCAACAGCAGTCCGGAGGGGCGGGCGCTCAACCGGCGGCTGCTTATCAAAGTCATCAACAAGCTAGGGCCCTTGTTACCACCTGCTGAAGCAGGTTCAACGCCGCCGCTCTTAGCCGCTGCGAAGCCAACCGACAGCACGCGTTTACCGATTTCGCCGGCCCTTGCAGCGGCGGCTGGTGAAGGTCCCGTTGAGCCGGTTATCGAGCAAGAGGAAGCCGACAGCCGCTACGTGGTAAGCGTGCAGATGGCGTATCTTTTCACTGCTCCCACCCAAGCGAAGCCCACCAAGAAATATTTGCGCAAAGGCGACATCCTCTACGGCGTGGAGGAGCGTAGCGGCCTAGTGAAAATCAGGTTCTGGAACCCAGATAGCGCTCTGGCCACCGGCTGGCTGAAGCGGCGTGAGCTGCAAAAGCTGTCGGAAGAGGAAGCTGTACCTCCCACCCAAACCGATTCAAAGTCTGATAGTTCAGGGTCCACGTCATCCGACTCCGATGGCTCCGCATCTACTGTTGCGGTTCCTGAAGCAGCGCCTCCCCAAGCAAGTCGACAACGGCCCTAA
- a CDS encoding OmpA family protein, which produces MALKREETVLEVVSTCIRAEHLNQLSAVVGQSPAVVGPALAQLLPLVVRTLAERTSRPHGVEFLWELTQQAQTNQVLSQLNALNIASQEGRGVLLLQGLLPDSYETTIARLAIKAGVPLAAYAPLVEVAVAAVLGTLGKYTTQHHLQPTELADWLQSEIAVAGSMHASQPQRSAAASLSAMPRHSGSGNAAPAPTFATRAGQWQEVGGGSIFTPQQAAPARLKGMQRWGWPLLLLLGLALGYGFFRWTEIPTPVASTEPSVPVTYTSAKTQPASVAPTTPASVPADGVPAGHYDSATDTYIYHTGQPLIITLSNGTTLEVGSNSTEYQLYRFLADPEQQVDSLNSAAGWINVDRVYFNSGQSTLTTRSTQQLRNLAAILRTFPRAQLLFGGHTDGSGDGLKNLYLSDARAQAAMRALAGQGISPRRLQAIGYGEATPVAANSGPVGRALNRRLRLKVVNKLGPLLPEPTVVQRNSAPLVAPVAGPVTEPASPTSSPRPVATQAVEVPALAEQTAQSPTTAEPAAEQEATGDSRYRVAVRTAYLFDAPTQVQPTKKYLRKGDILYGEDERNGLVKTSFRNPDGAVTTGWLKLQELQKLSETTTAAAPVRNAPKAARLAATTAPTGFNKSASTVPAVGARAKANPNGSVTAVVRVAKSYFFNSPNLSQPETRKAHCVRGDKVQLVKDGGDAVYVTFTNWEKVTTAGWMRKDALDYN; this is translated from the coding sequence ATGGCCTTGAAGCGGGAAGAAACGGTACTGGAAGTAGTAAGCACTTGCATACGCGCCGAGCACCTCAACCAGCTTAGCGCAGTAGTCGGCCAGAGCCCTGCCGTAGTAGGGCCAGCCCTGGCGCAGCTCTTGCCGCTAGTGGTACGTACGCTCGCTGAGCGTACCAGCCGCCCGCACGGTGTCGAGTTCCTGTGGGAACTGACCCAGCAGGCGCAAACCAACCAGGTACTGAGCCAGCTCAACGCCTTGAATATAGCCAGCCAGGAGGGACGCGGGGTGCTGCTGCTGCAAGGCCTGCTCCCCGATAGCTACGAGACAACCATTGCTCGGTTGGCCATCAAAGCAGGGGTGCCGCTGGCCGCGTATGCGCCGTTGGTGGAAGTGGCAGTAGCAGCGGTGCTGGGCACTCTAGGAAAGTACACCACCCAGCACCACTTACAACCCACTGAGCTAGCAGACTGGCTGCAAAGCGAAATAGCAGTTGCCGGCAGCATGCACGCCTCACAGCCCCAGCGCAGCGCAGCAGCTTCCCTGTCGGCCATGCCTCGCCATTCTGGGTCCGGCAATGCGGCCCCGGCGCCTACGTTTGCAACGCGGGCTGGCCAGTGGCAGGAGGTAGGCGGGGGTAGCATTTTCACGCCGCAACAAGCCGCACCTGCCCGCCTCAAGGGAATGCAGCGTTGGGGGTGGCCTTTACTGTTGTTACTCGGCTTGGCGCTCGGCTACGGCTTTTTCCGCTGGACCGAAATTCCCACGCCGGTGGCCTCAACAGAGCCGTCCGTGCCCGTAACGTATACGTCTGCTAAAACGCAGCCGGCTTCTGTGGCGCCCACTACCCCGGCCTCAGTGCCCGCCGACGGCGTACCCGCCGGACACTACGATTCCGCCACCGATACCTACATATATCATACCGGTCAGCCACTGATTATCACCCTTTCCAACGGTACCACCCTGGAAGTGGGCTCTAATTCCACGGAGTATCAGCTGTACCGTTTCCTGGCCGACCCCGAGCAGCAAGTTGACTCGCTGAATTCCGCGGCCGGCTGGATCAACGTCGACCGGGTGTATTTCAATTCTGGGCAGTCCACGCTGACTACCAGGTCTACGCAGCAGTTGCGCAACCTGGCGGCTATCCTGCGCACGTTCCCGCGGGCTCAACTCTTATTTGGCGGCCACACCGATGGCAGCGGCGACGGCCTGAAAAACCTTTATCTGAGCGATGCCCGGGCGCAGGCGGCTATGCGTGCCCTGGCTGGTCAAGGAATTTCGCCACGCCGGCTTCAGGCCATTGGCTACGGCGAAGCCACGCCGGTGGCGGCCAATAGCGGCCCAGTGGGCCGGGCGCTCAACCGGCGGCTGCGCCTCAAGGTTGTCAACAAGTTGGGGCCTCTGCTACCCGAGCCTACCGTGGTGCAGCGGAATTCTGCACCGCTGGTGGCCCCGGTGGCAGGGCCAGTTACGGAGCCAGCTTCACCTACCTCGTCGCCTCGGCCTGTTGCTACGCAGGCGGTGGAGGTGCCAGCACTAGCAGAGCAAACAGCCCAAAGCCCAACAACTGCGGAGCCGGCCGCCGAGCAGGAGGCGACAGGTGATAGCCGCTACCGGGTGGCTGTGCGCACTGCCTACCTATTTGATGCTCCCACCCAAGTGCAGCCTACCAAAAAGTATCTGCGCAAAGGCGACATCCTGTACGGCGAAGACGAACGCAACGGACTCGTGAAAACCAGCTTCCGAAACCCCGACGGCGCAGTTACCACTGGCTGGCTGAAACTGCAAGAGCTTCAGAAGCTGTCGGAAACCACCACGGCCGCTGCCCCTGTTCGCAATGCTCCGAAGGCGGCCCGACTGGCAGCAACCACGGCGCCCACCGGATTCAACAAGTCGGCCTCTACTGTTCCGGCTGTTGGTGCGCGCGCCAAAGCCAACCCAAACGGGTCAGTAACGGCGGTGGTGCGTGTCGCCAAATCATACTTCTTTAATTCGCCGAATCTGAGCCAGCCGGAAACCCGCAAAGCGCACTGTGTGCGAGGCGACAAAGTGCAGCTTGTCAAAGACGGTGGCGATGCCGTGTACGTGACGTTCACCAACTGGGAGAAAGTAACCACGGCCGGTTGGATGCGCAAAGACGCCTTGGATTACAACTAA
- the ctlX gene encoding citrulline utilization hydrolase CtlX: MQSSTTVFLVRPVRFGFNPETAASNHFQHSMAGLDAAAVQARAFAEFDALVASLRAKGVTVWVFDDTPEPVKPDAVFPNNWLTLHPDGRVLLYPMCAPNRRPERRPDILEALRQQFAVKEVVDLSFYELEDRFLEGTGSILFDHEHRVAYACLSPRTDAGLFADVAAQLGYRPVTFRACDANGQEIYHTNVMLSIGAGFAVVCLESIVDAAERAAVVASFAATNHEIVDISLAQVAQFAGNLLALQPTQGPALLAMSQSAFDALTPAQRRTLGTYCELLPLPIPTIETIGGGSVRCMLAEVFLPAIPAESTNRKQP; this comes from the coding sequence ATGCAATCCTCTACTACGGTATTTCTGGTGCGCCCTGTGCGCTTTGGCTTCAACCCCGAAACTGCGGCTTCCAACCATTTTCAGCACAGTATGGCAGGCCTCGATGCCGCTGCCGTGCAAGCACGAGCCTTTGCCGAGTTCGACGCCCTGGTTGCCAGCCTGCGCGCCAAGGGAGTAACCGTGTGGGTTTTCGACGATACCCCCGAGCCAGTTAAGCCCGACGCCGTATTTCCCAACAACTGGCTGACCCTGCACCCCGATGGCCGAGTGCTGCTCTACCCAATGTGCGCCCCCAACCGCCGCCCCGAGCGCCGGCCCGACATTCTGGAAGCGTTGCGCCAGCAGTTCGCCGTCAAAGAGGTGGTGGATTTATCGTTCTACGAGCTGGAAGACCGGTTTCTGGAAGGCACCGGCAGCATCCTCTTCGACCACGAGCACCGGGTCGCCTACGCCTGCCTTTCGCCCCGCACCGATGCCGGGCTTTTCGCGGATGTAGCCGCTCAGCTTGGGTATCGGCCGGTAACGTTCCGGGCCTGCGACGCCAACGGCCAGGAAATCTACCACACCAATGTCATGCTGAGCATCGGGGCCGGGTTTGCGGTGGTGTGTTTGGAGAGTATCGTGGACGCCGCAGAACGCGCGGCTGTTGTGGCGTCGTTCGCAGCCACCAACCACGAAATCGTGGATATTTCTTTAGCACAGGTAGCGCAGTTTGCTGGCAATCTTCTGGCGTTGCAGCCCACCCAAGGGCCCGCTCTGCTAGCTATGTCGCAAAGCGCCTTTGATGCCCTGACACCCGCGCAGCGCCGCACGTTGGGCACGTATTGCGAGTTGCTGCCGCTACCTATCCCCACTATTGAAACCATTGGGGGCGGCAGTGTGCGGTGCATGCTGGCGGAAGTGTTTTTGCCAGCTATACCAGCTGAAAGCACCAATAGGAAGCAACCGTAA
- a CDS encoding SDR family oxidoreductase has product MNLAGNTVLITGGGSGIGFALAERFVKAGSTVVVCGRRADKLEEAQQKLPGLHTRVCNVAVAAERVALLAWVRSELPAVNVLVNNAGIQNRVSLATDAEAWETRQQEISINVDAPIHLSMLFINHLREQPNAAIINVTSGLAFAPAAFAPIYSATKAALHSFTLSLRHQLKDTPISVLEIIPPAVNTDLGGPGLHTFGVPVDAFTDSVMERLAGGEIEVGYGTSEKNRMASRTELDAVFEQMNNR; this is encoded by the coding sequence ATGAATTTAGCTGGAAATACAGTTCTTATCACCGGAGGGGGCTCCGGTATTGGCTTTGCCTTAGCAGAGCGTTTTGTGAAAGCCGGTAGTACGGTGGTCGTGTGTGGCCGCCGCGCCGATAAGCTAGAGGAGGCGCAACAGAAGCTGCCTGGTTTGCACACACGCGTCTGCAACGTAGCCGTAGCCGCCGAGCGGGTGGCACTGCTGGCGTGGGTCAGGTCGGAGTTGCCGGCGGTAAACGTGTTAGTTAACAACGCCGGCATCCAGAACCGGGTGTCGTTGGCCACTGACGCCGAAGCGTGGGAAACTCGCCAACAGGAAATTTCCATCAACGTGGATGCGCCCATACATTTAAGTATGCTGTTCATCAACCATCTGCGCGAACAGCCCAATGCTGCTATTATCAACGTGACGTCGGGCTTGGCCTTTGCGCCGGCTGCGTTTGCGCCCATCTACAGTGCCACCAAAGCGGCGCTGCACTCCTTCACGCTCTCTTTGCGGCATCAACTAAAGGATACGCCTATTAGCGTACTGGAAATCATTCCCCCAGCCGTCAATACCGACCTGGGAGGCCCCGGCTTGCATACCTTCGGGGTACCCGTTGATGCGTTCACTGATTCGGTGATGGAGCGGCTGGCCGGCGGCGAAATAGAAGTGGGCTACGGCACGTCGGAAAAAAACCGAATGGCTTCCCGCACAGAACTAGATGCCGTGTTCGAGCAAATGAACAACCGCTGA